The following are encoded together in the Robertmurraya sp. FSL R5-0851 genome:
- a CDS encoding S1C family serine protease, with protein MSDFNQYPSQLETSQEYHTEPVKKKKKGRKVQSLLSMVTAGVVGSMLTIVAIPNIDTLQNLSEKISGVTGEQNSAISSSNENNEAAAVVTTAATTTKDSNDIAVADMVEASSKAIVGIVNLQEQTSRYSTDTSAVEAGSGSGVIFKVTGNEAYIVTNNHVIEGASEIEVSLYNGEKASAQLIGADALTDLAVLKIDSKDVEGTLDFGDSSTLRAGEEVLAIGNPLGLEFSRTVTQGIVSATDRTIDVTTSAGEWELNVIQTDAAINPGNSGGALLNSSGQVIGINSLKISEDGVEGLGFAIPSNDVVPIVNQLIESGQISRPYMGVSLAGLEELPQMYLQEVPETVTEGAMVMQIDSSSAAAKAGLAVGDVIVTIDDVKVTNSNDLRKYLYNDLSVGDEITLKVYSKGQEKTVTMTLTGQQATS; from the coding sequence ATGAGTGATTTTAATCAATATCCATCACAATTAGAAACTTCGCAAGAATATCATACAGAACCTGTTAAGAAGAAAAAGAAAGGAAGGAAGGTACAAAGCTTGTTATCAATGGTAACCGCTGGGGTTGTTGGCTCTATGCTTACCATTGTAGCGATTCCTAATATTGACACTTTACAAAACCTCTCTGAAAAGATCAGTGGAGTGACTGGAGAGCAAAATTCCGCTATTTCTAGCTCAAATGAAAATAATGAGGCAGCAGCTGTAGTGACAACAGCTGCAACTACTACTAAAGATTCTAATGATATTGCGGTTGCAGATATGGTTGAGGCATCCTCAAAAGCGATTGTAGGGATTGTCAACTTACAAGAGCAAACTAGTCGTTATTCTACTGACACATCAGCTGTTGAGGCTGGATCAGGATCAGGTGTCATTTTTAAAGTAACAGGTAATGAGGCTTATATTGTTACAAACAATCATGTAATCGAAGGGGCAAGTGAAATTGAGGTTTCACTCTATAACGGAGAGAAAGCTAGTGCACAACTTATTGGAGCAGATGCTCTAACTGATTTAGCTGTATTAAAAATTGATTCCAAAGATGTTGAAGGCACACTTGATTTCGGAGATTCATCCACATTGCGTGCTGGAGAAGAGGTACTTGCCATTGGAAATCCACTCGGTCTTGAATTTTCACGTACGGTAACTCAAGGGATTGTAAGTGCAACGGATCGGACGATTGATGTTACGACTTCTGCAGGAGAATGGGAGCTGAATGTTATCCAGACGGATGCAGCCATTAATCCTGGAAATAGTGGTGGTGCTTTACTAAATTCAAGTGGGCAGGTGATCGGAATTAACTCACTTAAGATCTCAGAGGATGGAGTTGAGGGATTAGGATTCGCGATTCCAAGTAATGACGTCGTACCAATCGTAAATCAACTCATTGAATCAGGACAAATTTCACGTCCATATATGGGTGTTAGCTTAGCAGGCCTAGAGGAACTTCCGCAAATGTATCTTCAGGAAGTGCCAGAAACAGTAACAGAAGGTGCTATGGTGATGCAAATCGATTCTAGCTCAGCTGCTGCAAAAGCGGGTCTAGCAGTAGGTGATGTTATCGTTACTATCGATGATGTGAAGGTAACCAATTCAAATGATTTACGTAAATATTTATACAATGACTTATCTGTGGGAGATGAAATAACTTTAAAGGTCTATAGCAAAGGACAAGAAAAAACGGTCACGATGACTTTAACAGGTCAGCAAGCGACAAGTTAA
- a CDS encoding PspA/IM30 family protein — translation MGIFKRIKDIATADFNDALDKLEDPISMLKQYLRELEGEIGKAQKALAQQLYIEKKFEAVIESTIDRVQKRARQAELAVERGEDQIARLAIEDKLQQEKKLRLYEGQYHTIKNQTNLLYDELDKLKEKYDELQDRKLLLVSRMTAAKVSNDISQVLASINPDRAVKGFIRVEEEILKLEAKSQANQYFTKANAGRIESVLETYSHEDVEKELEKLKSSRLETV, via the coding sequence ATGGGGATTTTCAAACGAATAAAAGATATCGCAACAGCAGATTTTAATGACGCATTGGATAAATTAGAGGATCCAATTAGTATGCTCAAGCAATATTTAAGGGAGCTTGAGGGAGAGATAGGAAAGGCACAAAAGGCTCTCGCTCAGCAGCTGTATATTGAAAAGAAGTTTGAAGCAGTCATCGAATCAACGATAGATAGAGTCCAAAAAAGAGCAAGGCAAGCAGAGTTAGCCGTTGAAAGAGGCGAAGATCAGATTGCTAGACTAGCGATAGAGGACAAGCTTCAGCAAGAGAAAAAATTAAGATTGTATGAAGGACAGTACCATACCATTAAAAATCAAACGAATTTATTGTACGACGAACTCGATAAACTTAAAGAAAAATACGACGAATTACAGGATCGAAAACTTCTGCTCGTTTCTAGAATGACAGCGGCAAAGGTATCAAACGATATCTCTCAAGTCCTTGCTTCCATTAATCCGGACCGAGCCGTCAAGGGGTTCATAAGAGTAGAGGAAGAGATACTAAAACTTGAAGCAAAGTCACAAGCAAATCAATATTTCACAAAAGCGAATGCGGGAAGAATTGAGAGTGTTCTTGAAACATATTCACATGAAGATGTAGAGAAGGAATTGGAAAAGCTAAAATCTTCAAGACTAGAAACGGTATAA
- a CDS encoding peptidylprolyl isomerase gives MKEKLLRKKLVITIVTALIGLAIIAGILLSTKDSVIAKVGDASISEDELQQTLLDQYGADALDVLITNKLIELEADKQKLTVSDEEVDEELATLAESYGGETALEEAVVASGSTMDDVRDDIISYIKTEKLLEPRIEITDEELQTYFDENKDTFATAEQVQASHILVADEATANEVKSKLDAGEDFSELAKEYSTDTTTAESGGDLGYFSSGDMVAEFEEVAFALGVDEISAPVKTDYGYHIIKVVDHQEAKEANFEDSKEEISDTLMNDKMSTEYTVWLEELKEEYEITNYLEA, from the coding sequence ATGAAGGAAAAATTACTTAGGAAGAAATTAGTCATAACAATAGTAACAGCACTAATTGGACTAGCTATTATCGCTGGTATTCTCTTATCAACAAAAGACAGTGTAATAGCAAAAGTAGGAGATGCGTCCATTTCAGAAGATGAACTACAACAGACATTGTTAGATCAGTATGGAGCAGATGCACTTGATGTGTTAATTACAAACAAATTAATAGAGCTTGAAGCGGATAAACAAAAGCTTACGGTTTCTGATGAAGAAGTTGACGAGGAACTTGCTACATTGGCTGAATCATATGGCGGTGAAACTGCTCTTGAAGAGGCAGTTGTAGCAAGTGGATCAACAATGGACGATGTACGAGACGATATTATCAGTTATATTAAAACAGAAAAATTGCTTGAGCCAAGAATTGAAATTACAGATGAAGAGTTACAAACGTATTTTGATGAAAATAAAGATACTTTTGCTACAGCTGAACAAGTACAAGCAAGCCATATTTTAGTAGCTGACGAAGCAACTGCTAACGAAGTCAAGAGTAAGCTAGATGCTGGGGAAGACTTTAGTGAATTGGCAAAAGAATATTCTACAGATACAACTACAGCAGAATCTGGTGGGGATTTAGGTTACTTTAGTAGTGGTGATATGGTAGCGGAGTTTGAAGAGGTTGCATTTGCACTCGGTGTGGATGAGATTAGTGCTCCTGTAAAAACCGACTATGGTTACCATATCATTAAAGTGGTTGATCATCAGGAAGCGAAGGAAGCAAATTTCGAAGATAGTAAGGAAGAGATCTCAGACACTTTAATGAATGATAAGATGTCTACAGAATATACTGTATGGTTAGAAGAGCTTAAAGAAGAGTATGAAATTACTAACTATCTAGAAGCATAA
- a CDS encoding hemolysin family protein, with protein MDILNLVLIAILIALTAFFVVSEYAIVKVRDSRLDQLIEEGKRGAISAKRVNANLDNYLSACQLGITMTTLGLGWLAIEPIEIVLRPIFQQMNGTEAIVSFLSFGIGFLAITFLHVLFGKIAPKTMALQKAEKMTLFTARPLIWFYRLMFPFIFVLNGTTKILTKIFGLKPASINDLAHSEEELRLILSESYKSGEINQSEFKYVNKIFEFDNRIAKEIMVPRREIITLSKDNTLEEFLQVVNEEKFTRYPIIDGDKDHIIGMVNIKEIMTELIQNRTLLTKTLEIYTRPIIRVIDTVPIHDLLVKMQKERIHLAILMDEYGGTSGLVTVEDIIEEIVGEIRDEFDMDEIPMIRKLQEDHYIIDAKMLVSEVNDLLGLNIDDEDVDTIGGWILTENYEAREGDEITLENYTFKIIEMEEHHMKYVEVSKNVTKHSLIDTPLPAVPNTSEEMISKQSVSF; from the coding sequence TTGGACATATTAAACTTGGTTTTAATAGCCATTTTAATTGCTTTGACGGCATTTTTTGTGGTTTCGGAATATGCTATTGTAAAGGTACGAGACTCACGACTCGACCAACTCATTGAGGAAGGAAAAAGAGGTGCTATTTCTGCCAAAAGGGTTAATGCTAATCTAGACAATTATTTGTCTGCTTGCCAACTTGGTATCACAATGACAACACTAGGTCTAGGTTGGTTAGCCATTGAACCGATTGAAATCGTATTGCGACCTATTTTCCAGCAAATGAACGGAACAGAGGCAATCGTATCTTTCCTTTCTTTCGGAATAGGGTTCTTAGCAATTACATTCCTTCATGTGCTATTTGGAAAAATAGCTCCAAAAACGATGGCACTGCAAAAAGCAGAGAAAATGACGCTATTTACTGCGCGTCCACTGATCTGGTTTTACCGGCTAATGTTCCCTTTTATATTTGTACTGAATGGTACAACGAAAATATTAACAAAAATATTTGGGCTAAAACCTGCTTCCATAAATGACTTAGCACATTCTGAAGAAGAGCTGCGATTAATACTTTCTGAGAGCTATAAAAGTGGTGAGATAAACCAATCAGAGTTTAAATATGTAAACAAAATATTTGAATTCGATAACCGAATTGCCAAGGAAATTATGGTTCCTAGACGTGAAATCATTACCCTATCAAAGGACAATACGTTAGAGGAATTTCTTCAAGTTGTTAATGAAGAAAAGTTTACTCGTTACCCTATCATAGATGGTGACAAGGACCATATTATAGGAATGGTAAATATAAAAGAAATCATGACAGAGCTGATCCAAAACCGAACACTCTTAACGAAGACACTTGAAATTTATACAAGACCTATTATCCGCGTTATAGATACGGTTCCTATTCATGACTTGTTAGTTAAAATGCAAAAGGAACGGATCCATTTGGCCATTCTTATGGATGAATATGGCGGTACTTCTGGTCTCGTTACCGTGGAAGACATAATAGAAGAAATTGTTGGTGAAATTCGTGATGAGTTTGATATGGATGAAATTCCAATGATACGAAAGCTTCAGGAAGATCACTATATTATTGATGCAAAAATGCTTGTAAGCGAAGTAAATGATCTATTAGGATTAAATATTGATGATGAAGATGTGGATACAATTGGTGGTTGGATCTTAACTGAGAATTATGAGGCAAGAGAAGGCGACGAAATAACACTTGAAAACTACACCTTCAAAATTATTGAAATGGAAGAACATCATATGAAATATGTAGAGGTTTCAAAGAATGTCACAAAGCATTCTTTAATTGATACCCCACTTCCAGCTGTCCCAAACACATCAGAAGAAATGATTTCTAAGCAATCAGTTAGTTTCTAA
- a CDS encoding MerR family transcriptional regulator, whose translation MHKQRWYNGAFYRIGELASIAKVSRRTIDYYTNLGLLHADRSKGNYRLYNDEALEALQFIEACKEMHIPLEEIKRKLEMKKQKEVKQVEMEKHIHSIGQQMKQLQHDISVLIPLIENLDGQQTKVLSEELTVESEWLMKFLPEFQRLVKFSN comes from the coding sequence ATTCATAAGCAGAGGTGGTACAATGGGGCATTTTACCGAATTGGAGAGCTAGCTTCAATTGCAAAAGTTTCAAGAAGAACGATTGACTATTACACAAACTTAGGGTTACTGCACGCTGATCGTTCAAAGGGGAATTACAGACTTTACAATGATGAAGCTCTAGAAGCACTACAATTCATTGAAGCATGTAAAGAAATGCACATCCCTTTAGAAGAGATTAAGAGAAAACTAGAAATGAAAAAGCAAAAAGAAGTGAAACAGGTAGAAATGGAAAAGCATATTCACTCCATTGGTCAACAAATGAAGCAGCTACAGCACGATATTTCTGTACTCATCCCATTAATTGAAAATCTAGATGGTCAGCAAACGAAAGTGCTCTCAGAAGAGTTAACAGTGGAGAGCGAATGGCTGATGAAGTTTTTACCCGAGTTTCAAAGGTTAGTAAAATTTTCGAATTAA
- a CDS encoding histidine kinase N-terminal domain-containing protein, with protein MLQATREKLIDYLSKSKNLLISLWEKEILISTEDPYKIEVNTNDLSLFQMILDGLDREGLGFEMFIEEFSLKMAEQRVNDSINIGTFVYNVNIGRSIIYHHLLESDFTKEEIQESIKIIDSFFDKFLLYSVSYFTEEKNKIIEEKTQFIDSTHKDRLTLLGQMTSSFIHEFRNPLTSVQGFIQLLKAEDPSIKYLDIISSELEQLNFRISQFLLLSKKELIGKEKSSFSLNELIDEVLIFLYPSILDSKVKVIRETFDHVHLFGYVDEIRQVLINIIFNAIDVLTQYREDPTIEIISSLSHNKHVVIEISNNGPMIPDQMLKSIFEPFVTTKTLGTGLGLFVCREIIEKHKGRLICESSKEKTIFRMTMPIPSHTKASE; from the coding sequence ATGCTGCAAGCAACCAGGGAGAAATTAATTGATTATCTCTCCAAATCAAAGAATTTATTAATCTCTTTATGGGAAAAAGAAATCCTGATCTCAACAGAAGATCCATATAAAATTGAAGTTAATACAAATGATCTTTCTTTATTTCAAATGATTCTAGATGGACTTGATAGAGAAGGTCTTGGTTTTGAAATGTTTATTGAGGAATTTTCGTTAAAAATGGCTGAACAACGAGTAAATGATTCTATCAACATTGGGACATTTGTTTATAATGTCAACATCGGCCGGTCGATTATCTATCACCATTTACTTGAAAGTGATTTTACTAAAGAAGAAATTCAAGAATCCATAAAGATCATTGATTCATTCTTCGATAAGTTTCTGCTGTACTCTGTTTCTTACTTTACAGAAGAGAAAAATAAAATAATTGAAGAAAAGACGCAATTTATCGATTCTACACATAAGGATAGGTTAACACTACTTGGACAAATGACCTCAAGTTTTATTCATGAATTCAGAAACCCCTTAACTTCGGTTCAAGGTTTTATTCAATTATTAAAAGCCGAAGACCCATCAATTAAATACTTAGATATTATTTCAAGTGAATTAGAACAGTTAAACTTCCGTATTTCTCAATTCTTACTTCTCTCGAAGAAAGAACTCATTGGTAAAGAAAAAAGTTCATTTTCATTAAATGAACTTATTGATGAAGTACTCATATTCTTATATCCAAGCATACTCGACTCAAAAGTAAAGGTTATCAGAGAAACTTTTGACCATGTTCATTTATTCGGATATGTGGATGAAATTAGACAGGTTCTAATCAATATTATATTTAATGCAATTGATGTGTTAACACAATACCGTGAAGACCCAACAATCGAGATCATTAGTTCTCTTTCACACAATAAGCATGTTGTTATTGAAATCTCAAATAACGGACCGATGATTCCAGACCAAATGTTAAAATCCATTTTCGAGCCATTTGTTACTACTAAAACACTCGGAACTGGCCTTGGACTTTTCGTATGTAGAGAAATCATTGAAAAACATAAAGGTCGTCTAATATGTGAATCAAGTAAAGAAAAAACCATTTTTAGAATGACCATGCCTATACCATCACATACCAAAGCCTCTGAGTAA
- a CDS encoding helix-turn-helix domain-containing protein gives MTRDEIISKVSEKMRLIRTEAGYTQDKMGEVIGLSKKTLVQIEKGRMDANWQTVVTICALFRETETIQYLFGSDPLEVLETVARDGIDYRKEKTLGGKLWWREIERKKGIILQQNVLSQHYRILDDEYFRIFSSFEEHASRERFEELVNEIKD, from the coding sequence TTGACTAGAGACGAGATAATATCGAAGGTATCGGAGAAAATGAGATTAATCCGGACGGAAGCAGGTTACACACAGGATAAAATGGGTGAAGTCATCGGTCTTTCGAAAAAGACGCTCGTACAAATTGAAAAAGGTAGGATGGATGCAAACTGGCAGACTGTTGTTACCATATGTGCTCTATTTCGTGAAACAGAAACCATTCAGTATTTATTTGGGAGTGACCCATTAGAAGTGCTTGAGACTGTGGCGAGAGATGGGATTGATTACCGAAAAGAAAAAACATTGGGTGGTAAGCTATGGTGGCGTGAAATTGAAAGAAAAAAGGGGATTATTCTACAGCAGAATGTCTTAAGTCAACACTATCGCATTCTTGATGATGAGTACTTTCGAATTTTTAGCAGTTTCGAAGAACATGCATCCAGAGAACGTTTTGAAGAGCTTGTGAATGAAATAAAGGATTAA
- a CDS encoding ABC transporter ATP-binding protein, with the protein MFSILRKLSWFFKENWKRYTVAITLLVFIGFVDVIPPKLVGMVIDDIHMGVISQERIVQYLLAFFILTVVSYGVTYIWMYQLFGGAFLIERKLRSQFMRHLFKMTPTFFEKNRTGDLMARATNDLKAISTTAGFGILTLVDSTAFMLTIVAMMTIFISWELTLAAVLPLPIMAVLINYYGNTIHKKFMSAQDAFGELNDRVLESVSGVRVIRAYVQEREDQERFHDMTEDVYKKNVAVAKIDSLFNPTIKVLVGLSYVIGLGFGSYLVFHNRLTLGELVSFNVYLGMLVWPMFAIGELINIMQRGNASLDRVQETLSYEPDVSDPLNPKSDNNPEQITFKEFSFRYPSSNVDNLIKINVDLKRGETLGIVGKTGSGKTTFIKQLLREYPLGVGALTISNVELNEHTLETTRGWIGYVPQDHVLFSKTVKENILFGRMDATDIDLAKAIELADFQKDIEMLPEGLETLVGEKGVALSGGQKQRISIARALIKNPEILILDDSLSAVDAKTEKKIIENIRSERSGKTTIITTHRMSAVQHADRILVLDEGLIVEEGTHEELMKQNGWYQEQYDRQQVQTSSDVEVSV; encoded by the coding sequence ATGTTCTCTATATTAAGAAAATTAAGTTGGTTCTTTAAAGAAAATTGGAAACGTTATACTGTTGCGATAACGCTTCTTGTTTTTATAGGATTTGTTGATGTTATTCCACCAAAGCTTGTTGGAATGGTTATTGATGATATTCACATGGGAGTAATAAGTCAGGAAAGAATAGTGCAGTATTTATTAGCATTTTTCATTCTTACAGTTGTTTCTTATGGGGTCACATATATTTGGATGTATCAGCTGTTTGGTGGGGCTTTTCTGATTGAAAGAAAACTGCGCTCACAATTTATGAGACATCTTTTTAAAATGACACCAACGTTTTTTGAAAAAAATCGAACGGGAGATTTAATGGCGCGTGCAACAAATGATCTAAAGGCAATTTCAACCACTGCTGGTTTTGGTATTTTAACACTAGTAGATTCTACAGCCTTTATGCTTACCATCGTTGCGATGATGACGATCTTTATTAGTTGGGAACTTACTCTTGCAGCAGTACTACCCTTGCCAATTATGGCTGTTCTCATCAATTACTATGGCAATACCATTCATAAAAAGTTTATGTCAGCACAAGATGCATTTGGTGAACTTAATGACCGTGTTCTCGAATCGGTTTCAGGAGTAAGAGTGATTCGCGCTTATGTACAAGAACGTGAAGATCAAGAACGATTTCACGATATGACAGAGGATGTTTATAAAAAGAATGTGGCTGTTGCAAAAATTGATTCTTTGTTTAATCCAACAATTAAGGTTTTGGTTGGGCTTAGTTATGTGATTGGATTAGGCTTTGGTTCATACTTAGTGTTCCATAATCGACTCACGTTAGGGGAACTCGTTTCGTTCAATGTGTATTTAGGTATGCTTGTTTGGCCGATGTTTGCCATTGGGGAGCTTATCAATATTATGCAAAGAGGAAATGCTTCACTAGACCGCGTACAAGAAACTTTATCATACGAGCCTGATGTATCGGATCCATTGAATCCGAAATCGGATAATAATCCCGAGCAGATTACATTTAAGGAATTTTCTTTTCGTTATCCATCCTCTAACGTTGATAATCTAATTAAAATCAACGTAGATTTGAAGCGAGGAGAGACGTTAGGGATTGTTGGGAAAACGGGAAGTGGAAAAACAACCTTTATTAAGCAATTATTAAGAGAATATCCATTAGGGGTAGGAGCGTTAACGATTTCTAATGTAGAGTTAAATGAGCATACGTTAGAGACAACTAGAGGATGGATTGGGTATGTTCCACAAGATCATGTATTGTTTTCAAAGACAGTAAAAGAAAATATTCTTTTTGGACGAATGGACGCGACCGATATCGATTTGGCAAAAGCCATTGAATTAGCGGACTTCCAGAAGGATATTGAGATGCTTCCTGAAGGTCTAGAAACACTTGTTGGGGAAAAAGGTGTTGCTTTATCTGGGGGACAAAAACAAAGAATTTCGATCGCTAGAGCATTAATTAAAAATCCTGAAATTCTTATTTTAGATGATTCGCTTTCAGCCGTTGATGCCAAAACAGAAAAGAAAATCATCGAAAATATACGGAGTGAACGAAGCGGAAAGACAACAATAATAACGACTCATCGAATGTCTGCCGTTCAGCACGCGGATCGTATTCTCGTGTTGGATGAAGGGTTGATTGTTGAGGAAGGAACCCATGAAGAATTGATGAAACAGAACGGCTGGTATCAAGAGCAATATGATAGACAGCAGGTTCAAACCTCATCTGATGTGGAGGTGAGTGTATGA
- a CDS encoding ABC transporter ATP-binding protein, with product MTTGKRLVQYALYYKKIIIAALLMLSVAVTADLAGPFIAKRMIDQHILGIESTWYQTNGTKDSVEYKGNYYKREKYTEDDEVKVEEATILQVNRSFVFVEEATPFDGERSFNNGVLTITKGDKIKTFEGTKLTTEELVAFYQPETSRIIGLLSLYFGLIVIAAIFEYGQRYYLQMSANRVIQKMREDVFGQIQKLPIRYFDNLPAGKVVARITNDTEAIRELYVTVLSTFFTSAIYITGIYIALFILNVKLALICLLLLPILFVWTLVYRKYASKYNHKIRSRNSDINAIVNESIQGMNVIQAFNREKQTQNEFEKLNEDHFRFQNKLLSLNSLTSHNLVNVLRNVIFVAFIWYFGGEALNPSAVVSLGMLYAFVDYINRLFNPIQGIVNQLANLEQALVAADRVFELLTEEGIDVNDHRMERYKGNVTFDHVSFGYKENEFVLKDIHFSAEHGETVALVGHTGSGKSSIINLLFRFYDCQKGSILVDGTDIKNIPHQTLRQHMGIVLQDPFLFTGTIASNVSLDNPAITREKVEQALRDVGADRVFKHLEKGFDEPVIEKGSTLSSGQRQLISFARALAFDPAILILDEATSSIDTETEMIIQEAMDVLKKGRTTFIIAHRLSTIRNADQILVLDKGCIVEKGTHDELMEQKGKYYQMYQLQQGSSLAG from the coding sequence ATGACGACCGGTAAACGCCTCGTACAATACGCTTTGTATTATAAAAAAATCATTATCGCCGCACTTTTGATGCTTTCAGTCGCAGTTACCGCTGACCTTGCAGGACCATTCATTGCCAAGAGAATGATTGATCAACACATATTAGGAATTGAGTCGACTTGGTATCAAACAAATGGAACGAAGGATTCAGTTGAATACAAAGGGAATTATTATAAACGTGAGAAATATACTGAGGACGATGAGGTGAAGGTAGAAGAAGCAACCATTCTACAAGTGAATCGTTCATTCGTCTTTGTGGAGGAGGCGACTCCCTTTGACGGGGAAAGAAGCTTTAATAATGGTGTACTAACCATTACAAAGGGAGACAAGATTAAGACCTTTGAAGGAACAAAGCTTACAACGGAGGAGCTAGTTGCATTTTATCAACCGGAAACCTCAAGAATTATTGGTTTATTATCACTATACTTCGGGCTGATCGTTATTGCAGCAATCTTTGAATACGGACAGCGTTATTATTTGCAGATGTCTGCAAACCGTGTCATTCAAAAAATGCGTGAGGATGTATTTGGACAGATTCAAAAACTCCCTATTCGATACTTTGATAATTTACCTGCCGGTAAGGTTGTTGCTAGGATAACAAACGATACAGAAGCGATTCGAGAATTATATGTTACTGTACTATCAACCTTTTTTACCAGCGCGATTTACATTACGGGAATTTATATTGCATTGTTCATTCTGAATGTAAAGCTAGCGTTGATTTGTTTATTACTATTACCAATTCTCTTTGTGTGGACACTTGTTTATCGAAAATACGCATCAAAGTATAATCATAAAATACGTTCAAGAAATAGTGATATTAACGCAATTGTTAATGAATCCATTCAAGGCATGAACGTGATTCAAGCATTCAATCGAGAAAAACAAACTCAGAATGAATTTGAAAAACTAAATGAAGATCACTTTAGGTTTCAAAACAAACTTCTCAGTCTCAACTCATTAACTTCACATAATTTAGTAAACGTGCTCAGGAATGTGATATTTGTAGCTTTTATTTGGTACTTTGGCGGAGAAGCATTAAACCCAAGTGCAGTTGTCTCACTAGGAATGCTGTATGCGTTTGTTGATTATATTAATCGCCTTTTTAACCCTATTCAAGGGATTGTGAATCAGCTAGCCAATCTAGAACAGGCGCTCGTTGCGGCAGACCGTGTGTTTGAGTTATTAACTGAAGAGGGAATTGATGTTAATGATCATCGGATGGAACGCTATAAGGGGAATGTAACTTTTGATCATGTTTCCTTTGGTTATAAAGAGAATGAATTTGTTTTAAAGGATATTCATTTTTCCGCTGAGCACGGGGAAACTGTGGCACTTGTCGGACATACCGGCTCAGGAAAGAGCTCAATTATCAATTTGCTTTTTAGGTTTTACGATTGTCAGAAAGGAAGTATTTTAGTTGATGGAACCGATATAAAAAATATTCCCCATCAAACCCTGCGACAGCATATGGGAATCGTGTTACAGGATCCTTTTCTATTCACTGGTACGATTGCTTCAAACGTTAGTCTTGATAATCCAGCTATTACTCGAGAAAAGGTGGAACAGGCACTTCGTGATGTAGGGGCTGACAGAGTATTCAAGCATTTGGAAAAGGGTTTTGATGAGCCGGTTATTGAAAAGGGTAGCACGTTATCAAGTGGTCAGAGACAGCTTATATCTTTTGCAAGAGCATTAGCGTTCGATCCGGCCATTCTTATCTTGGATGAAGCAACTTCAAGTATTGATACAGAGACGGAAATGATTATTCAAGAGGCGATGGATGTATTGAAAAAGGGAAGAACCACATTCATTATTGCTCACAGATTATCGACCATTCGAAATGCTGATCAAATACTCGTATTAGATAAAGGATGTATCGTCGAAAAAGGAACGCATGATGAGTTAATGGAACAAAAAGGAAAGTATTATCAAATGTATCAGCTTCAACAAGGTAGCAGCTTAGCGGGTTAA
- a CDS encoding alpha/beta-type small acid-soluble spore protein, producing the protein MANNNSSNQLLVPGAEQALEQMKYEIASEFGVNLGGETTSRANGSVGGEITKRLVSMAQQSMSGSFQR; encoded by the coding sequence ATGGCAAACAACAATTCTTCAAACCAACTATTAGTACCAGGAGCAGAGCAAGCATTAGAGCAAATGAAGTACGAAATCGCTAGCGAATTTGGTGTAAACCTTGGTGGCGAAACTACTTCACGTGCTAACGGATCTGTAGGTGGAGAAATCACTAAGCGTTTAGTATCTATGGCTCAACAATCTATGAGCGGTTCTTTCCAACGCTAA